In the Streptomyces sp. cg36 genome, one interval contains:
- a CDS encoding BTAD domain-containing putative transcriptional regulator, translated as MRYGILGVAEARDEAGRGVALAPRLRALLTALAYRADHPSPAPLAALIDEIWPDDPPADATAALQALVGRLRRALGHGAVESAPGGYRLVVEGPDAVDLFAFERLARTGAGELAAGDPHTAAHTLRTALALWRGPALADLPDRTAAARPEARRLAALRDRVEADLRRGATAHLPAELTALLAEHPYDEPFHAQLVRALRAEGRTADALLAYENARRTLADALGADPGPELAALHQELLSPAPAPAPTPERRPAPTAATGRLRPRLTSFVGREPELAAIRGDLESHRLVTLTGPGGSGKTRLAEESAAHTTAWLAELAPLDHPDAVPGAVVSALGLRETTLLGRDGQPHQDDPVARLVDHFAATPHALLVLDNCEHVIEAAARLAETLLTHCPGLRVLATSREPLGVPGERVRPVEPLPPDIAHRLFAERARTVRPDFDPADDPEAIAEICRRLDGLPLAIELAAARLRLLAPRQIADRLDDRFRLLTSGSRTVLPRQQTLRAVVDWSWELLDERERAVLRRASVFAGGWDLTAAQAVCGSTDDLAALVDKSLVVAAPDPETAGMRYRMLETIHEYATERAAETPQVRAAAARAHTAYYRDLAREADPRLRSHDQLPWIRRIEGELDNIRAALHRTTVTDPDPVEAVELARAMGWFWWLRNYRAEGAAWVTRVLAMDADASGPAGPEDLADLTGLPDDSDRWPRLQLGLLRVFLLAESSGAQSLRAPEMRAEMDRLRVAFGHGGPQAARFPGLLWPFAAFLTETPGHVREAVDAVVANCRAYGGEWEIGVSLMFRTHMVIDMPGGAAGVDDDLVELRALGRRVGDRWMRAQVASATAEAAMMRGRPAEARPAYEEALSLAREVGAHAEAPFLLARIAEITYRTGDVVAAGKMLDDAAAETVRHHTSDTAGYIHYLRACMALDEGDAVTARTEVDAAFAECVRSTPPPHFTAIVQGVAARVEALESGPAAGVRGLASTLREAVRAACAEIVLAHFAECAAQLLPRLAEPAAAARVLAAAETWRGGIPLWNPDRAALTEVRDRLRESLGPERYERERSAGSALSPTEVADVLDAAVADDRSAVHGDGTAAGDDRVAADGDSAPVGGGTAAASDDGAAAGDGAGVDSDG; from the coding sequence GTGCGGTACGGAATCCTGGGCGTCGCGGAGGCGCGAGACGAGGCCGGGCGGGGCGTGGCCCTGGCCCCCCGCCTGCGCGCCCTGCTGACCGCCCTGGCGTACCGCGCCGACCACCCGTCCCCCGCCCCCCTGGCCGCCCTGATCGACGAGATCTGGCCGGACGACCCGCCGGCCGACGCCACGGCCGCCCTCCAGGCCCTGGTGGGACGCCTGCGCCGCGCCCTGGGCCACGGCGCGGTCGAGAGCGCCCCGGGCGGCTACCGCCTGGTGGTCGAAGGCCCCGACGCCGTAGACCTGTTCGCGTTCGAGCGCCTGGCCCGCACCGGCGCCGGTGAACTCGCCGCGGGCGACCCGCACACCGCCGCGCACACCCTGCGCACCGCCCTCGCGCTGTGGCGCGGCCCGGCCCTCGCGGACCTCCCGGACCGTACGGCCGCCGCCCGCCCCGAGGCCCGCCGCCTGGCGGCCCTGCGCGACCGCGTCGAGGCGGACCTGCGCCGGGGCGCCACCGCGCACCTGCCCGCCGAGCTCACCGCCCTGCTCGCCGAGCACCCGTACGACGAGCCGTTCCACGCCCAACTGGTCCGCGCCCTGCGCGCCGAGGGCCGCACGGCCGACGCGCTCCTCGCGTACGAGAACGCCCGCCGCACCCTCGCCGACGCCCTCGGCGCCGACCCCGGCCCGGAACTGGCGGCCCTGCACCAGGAGTTGCTGAGCCCGGCCCCGGCCCCCGCGCCGACCCCCGAGCGGCGGCCCGCCCCCACGGCCGCGACCGGCCGGCTGCGCCCCCGGCTGACCTCCTTCGTCGGCCGCGAACCCGAACTGGCCGCGATCCGCGGTGACTTGGAGAGCCACCGGCTGGTCACCCTCACCGGCCCCGGCGGCTCCGGCAAGACCCGTCTCGCCGAGGAGTCCGCCGCGCACACCACCGCGTGGCTGGCCGAGCTCGCCCCGCTCGACCACCCGGACGCCGTCCCCGGCGCCGTCGTCTCCGCGCTCGGGCTGCGCGAGACGACCCTGCTCGGCCGGGACGGCCAGCCGCACCAGGACGACCCGGTCGCCCGTCTCGTCGACCACTTCGCCGCCACCCCGCACGCCCTGCTCGTCCTCGACAACTGCGAGCACGTCATCGAGGCCGCCGCCCGGCTCGCCGAGACCCTCCTCACGCACTGTCCGGGCCTGCGCGTCCTGGCCACCAGCCGGGAGCCGCTGGGCGTGCCCGGCGAACGGGTGCGGCCGGTGGAGCCGCTGCCGCCGGACATCGCGCACCGGCTCTTCGCCGAGCGCGCCCGTACCGTACGCCCGGACTTCGACCCGGCCGACGACCCCGAGGCGATCGCCGAGATCTGCCGCCGTCTGGACGGCCTGCCGCTGGCGATCGAGCTGGCCGCCGCCCGGCTGCGGCTGCTCGCGCCCCGCCAGATCGCGGACCGGCTCGACGACCGGTTCCGCCTGCTGACCAGCGGCAGCCGGACCGTACTGCCGCGCCAGCAGACCCTGCGCGCGGTCGTCGACTGGTCCTGGGAGCTGCTGGACGAGCGCGAGCGCGCGGTGCTGCGCCGCGCCTCCGTCTTCGCGGGCGGCTGGGACCTGACCGCCGCCCAGGCGGTCTGCGGCTCGACCGACGACCTGGCGGCGCTGGTCGACAAGTCCCTGGTGGTGGCCGCGCCCGACCCGGAGACGGCCGGGATGCGCTACCGGATGCTGGAGACGATCCACGAGTACGCGACCGAGCGCGCCGCCGAGACCCCCCAGGTGCGGGCGGCGGCGGCCCGCGCCCACACCGCGTACTACCGCGACCTCGCCCGCGAGGCCGACCCGCGGCTCCGCTCGCACGACCAGCTGCCCTGGATCCGCCGCATCGAGGGCGAACTCGACAACATCCGCGCCGCCCTGCACCGCACCACCGTCACCGACCCGGACCCCGTCGAGGCCGTGGAGCTGGCGCGGGCCATGGGCTGGTTCTGGTGGCTGCGCAACTACCGGGCGGAGGGCGCGGCCTGGGTGACCCGGGTACTCGCGATGGACGCGGACGCCTCCGGCCCGGCCGGGCCGGAGGACCTGGCCGACCTGACCGGCCTGCCGGACGACTCCGACCGCTGGCCGCGCCTCCAGCTGGGCCTGCTGCGGGTCTTCCTGCTCGCCGAGTCCAGCGGCGCCCAGTCCCTGCGCGCCCCCGAGATGCGCGCGGAGATGGACCGGCTGCGGGTGGCGTTCGGCCACGGCGGGCCGCAGGCGGCGCGCTTCCCCGGCCTGCTGTGGCCGTTCGCGGCGTTCCTCACCGAGACCCCCGGCCATGTGCGCGAGGCGGTGGACGCCGTCGTCGCCAACTGCCGTGCGTACGGCGGCGAATGGGAGATCGGCGTCAGCCTCATGTTCCGTACGCACATGGTCATCGACATGCCCGGCGGCGCCGCGGGGGTCGACGACGACCTGGTCGAGCTGCGCGCGCTCGGCCGTCGCGTCGGCGACCGCTGGATGCGCGCCCAGGTGGCCAGCGCCACCGCCGAGGCGGCGATGATGCGCGGCCGGCCCGCCGAGGCGCGACCGGCGTACGAGGAGGCGCTGAGCCTCGCCCGCGAGGTCGGGGCGCACGCCGAGGCCCCGTTCCTGCTCGCCCGGATCGCGGAAATCACCTACCGGACCGGTGACGTGGTGGCGGCGGGCAAGATGCTCGACGACGCCGCGGCCGAGACCGTCCGCCACCACACCTCCGACACGGCCGGGTACATCCACTATCTGCGCGCCTGCATGGCCCTGGACGAGGGTGACGCGGTCACCGCGCGGACCGAGGTCGACGCCGCGTTCGCGGAGTGCGTCCGCTCGACCCCGCCGCCCCACTTCACGGCGATCGTCCAGGGCGTGGCGGCCCGGGTCGAGGCGCTGGAGAGCGGACCCGCCGCCGGGGTGCGGGGGCTGGCCTCGACGCTGCGCGAAGCCGTACGGGCGGCCTGCGCGGAGATCGTCCTCGCCCACTTCGCGGAGTGCGCCGCCCAGTTGCTGCCCCGGCTCGCCGAACCCGCCGCGGCGGCGCGGGTGCTGGCCGCCGCCGAGACCTGGCGCGGCGGCATCCCGCTGTGGAACCCGGACCGGGCGGCCCTGACGGAGGTCCGCGACCGGCTGAGGGAGTCCCTCGGCCCCGAGCGCTACGAGCGGGAGCGCTCGGCCGGGTCCGCTCTCTCCCCGACGGAGGTGGCGGACGTGCTCGATGCGGCGGTGGCCGACGACCGCAGTGCGGTGCACGGCGACGGCACGGCGGCGGGCGACGACCGTGTGGCGGCCGACGGTGACAGTGCCCCGGTCGGCGGCGGCACGGCGGCGGCCAGTGATGACGGTGCGGCGGCCGGCGACGGCGCCGGGGTGGACAGCGACGGCTGA